The following proteins are encoded in a genomic region of Synechococcus sp. CBW1002:
- a CDS encoding reverse transcriptase domain-containing protein → MNTDKPLPITKKMVWQAYQAISRNGKAAGVDGQSLDDFSKDLKNNLYRIWNRLASGSYFPPPVRRVEIPKSKGGGMRPLSIPTVSDRIAQMVVRQIIEPRLEPIFDSDSFGYRPGRSAHQAVELCRKRCWQRDWVLDLDIKGSPSVSKRTSTRVRPRARNTHGQARAPLPLWS, encoded by the coding sequence ATGAACACAGACAAGCCTTTGCCAATTACCAAGAAGATGGTGTGGCAAGCCTATCAGGCTATCTCCAGGAACGGAAAGGCTGCTGGCGTGGATGGTCAGAGCCTCGATGACTTCTCCAAGGACTTAAAGAACAACCTCTACAGGATCTGGAATCGTTTGGCATCAGGGAGTTACTTCCCGCCTCCGGTCCGCCGTGTAGAGATTCCTAAGTCCAAAGGGGGAGGCATGAGGCCACTGAGCATTCCAACAGTTTCCGATCGCATCGCACAGATGGTGGTCAGACAGATCATCGAACCCAGATTGGAGCCAATCTTTGATTCGGATTCATTTGGATATCGACCCGGTCGATCTGCTCATCAAGCCGTGGAATTGTGTCGCAAGCGTTGCTGGCAACGAGACTGGGTATTGGACCTTGATATCAAGGGATCCCCCAGTGTCAGCAAACGAACCAGTACGCGCGTACGCCCTCGCGCCCGAAACACCCACGGCCAAGCCAGAGCGCCCTTGCCACTCTGGTCATGA
- a CDS encoding IS66 family transposase, whose translation MGAPPAGISEVDWLSWPAGAREFILAQQEEMVQLRVQLTALATELAHLRERIGRSSRNSSKPPSSDGQGFRPPERRKGSGRKRGGQPGHPGSGPELLPIERVDEVVEHHPQACRRCGTLLQGQDPEPLRHQVIEIPPITPLVIEHRLHRLVCPCCSTSTCASLPAEVEVSHYGPRLSALVGLLGSAFPLSFSKTQALLDQLLGVQISRGAMATIRQRLSAALEQPMQEALAFARQQSVVYVDETGAPTGNADGGNPDGRRGWEWVMVTAMGVTVFLQSLSRSAAAAIDLLGNAFGGIVVSDRFSAYNHLPLEQRQLCWAHVIRDLTAIADRQGASGEIGAELLGLQQQLFAQWHRYKDGTIDWSTLQQGCRPIRQAFVGTLQRVVELGCQRGERTPWAKTVRTCHQLLQVSDGLWTFLEIEGIEPTNNAAERALRHSVIQRKISHGVQSRQGAICRSRLLTVTTSLRQQGRDIWQFLEQALIAHHRGGEMPSLLPNP comes from the coding sequence ATGGGCGCCCCTCCTGCTGGCATTTCCGAGGTGGACTGGTTGTCGTGGCCAGCTGGTGCCAGGGAGTTCATTCTGGCTCAACAGGAGGAGATGGTGCAGCTCCGCGTCCAGCTCACCGCCCTGGCGACCGAACTGGCCCATCTGCGCGAGCGGATCGGCCGCAGCTCCCGCAATTCTTCCAAGCCTCCCTCCAGTGATGGCCAGGGGTTTAGGCCGCCCGAACGACGCAAGGGCAGTGGCCGCAAGCGCGGCGGCCAGCCGGGCCATCCCGGATCTGGGCCGGAGCTGCTGCCGATCGAGCGGGTGGATGAGGTGGTCGAGCACCACCCCCAGGCCTGCCGCCGCTGCGGCACGTTGCTACAGGGTCAGGATCCCGAGCCCTTGAGGCACCAGGTGATCGAGATTCCACCGATCACGCCTCTGGTGATCGAGCACCGGCTGCACCGCCTGGTCTGCCCCTGCTGTTCCACCAGCACCTGTGCCTCGTTACCGGCGGAGGTGGAAGTAAGCCATTACGGTCCCCGGCTCAGTGCTCTGGTGGGTCTGCTGGGTAGTGCCTTCCCGTTGAGTTTCAGCAAGACCCAGGCGCTGCTGGATCAGCTGCTGGGGGTACAGATCAGCCGGGGAGCGATGGCCACTATCCGCCAGCGCTTGAGTGCAGCACTGGAGCAGCCCATGCAGGAGGCCCTTGCGTTTGCCCGTCAGCAGTCGGTGGTCTATGTCGATGAAACCGGTGCCCCCACCGGTAATGCCGATGGGGGCAACCCCGATGGCCGGCGCGGCTGGGAGTGGGTCATGGTGACCGCCATGGGGGTGACAGTGTTCTTGCAGAGCCTGAGCCGCTCGGCTGCCGCCGCGATCGACCTGCTCGGGAATGCCTTTGGCGGAATTGTGGTGAGCGATCGCTTCTCCGCCTACAACCATCTCCCGCTGGAGCAGCGCCAGCTGTGCTGGGCGCACGTGATCCGCGATCTCACTGCCATCGCTGACCGTCAGGGCGCCAGCGGTGAGATTGGAGCGGAGCTGCTGGGCCTGCAGCAGCAGCTGTTTGCCCAGTGGCACCGCTACAAAGACGGAACGATCGACTGGTCCACGTTGCAGCAGGGCTGTCGGCCGATCCGCCAGGCGTTTGTGGGCACGCTGCAGCGGGTTGTGGAGCTGGGCTGCCAGCGCGGCGAGCGAACGCCGTGGGCCAAGACGGTGCGTACCTGCCATCAGTTGCTGCAAGTGAGCGATGGCCTCTGGACCTTCCTGGAGATTGAAGGGATCGAGCCCACCAACAACGCAGCCGAGCGTGCCCTGCGCCATTCGGTGATTCAGCGCAAGATCAGCCATGGCGTCCAATCCCGCCAGGGTGCAATCTGCCGCAGCAGGTTGCTCACGGTCACCACCAGCCTGCGGCAACAGGGCCGTGATATCTGGCAGTTCCTGGAGCAGGCCTTGATCGCCCATCATCGCGGCGGTGAGATGCCATCGCTGTTGCCGAATCCCTGA
- a CDS encoding transposase, with protein sequence MFRSPYVDETGAPTGNADGGNPDGRRGWEWVMVTAMGVTVFLQSLSRSAAAAIDLLGNAFGGIVVSDRFSAYNHLPLEQRQLCWAHVIRDLTAIADRQGASGEIGAELLGLQQQLFAQWHRYKDGTIDWSTLQQGCRPIRQAFVGTLQRVVELGCQRGERTPWAKTVRTCHQLLQVSDGLWTFLEIEGIEPTNNAAERALRHSVIQRKISHGVQSRQGAICRSRLLTVTTSLRQQGRDIWQFLEQALIAHHRGGEMPSMLPNP encoded by the coding sequence TTGTTCAGGAGTCCCTATGTCGATGAAACCGGTGCCCCCACCGGTAATGCCGATGGGGGCAACCCCGATGGCCGGCGCGGCTGGGAGTGGGTCATGGTGACCGCCATGGGGGTGACAGTGTTCTTGCAGAGCCTGAGCCGCTCGGCTGCCGCCGCGATCGACCTGCTCGGGAATGCCTTTGGCGGAATTGTGGTGAGCGATCGCTTCTCCGCCTACAACCATCTCCCGCTGGAGCAGCGCCAGCTGTGCTGGGCGCACGTGATCCGCGATCTCACTGCCATCGCTGACCGTCAGGGCGCCAGCGGTGAGATTGGAGCGGAGCTGCTGGGCCTGCAGCAGCAGCTGTTTGCCCAGTGGCACCGCTACAAAGACGGAACGATCGACTGGTCCACGTTGCAGCAGGGCTGTCGGCCGATCCGCCAGGCGTTTGTGGGCACGCTGCAGCGGGTTGTGGAGCTGGGCTGCCAGCGCGGCGAGCGAACGCCGTGGGCCAAGACGGTGCGTACCTGCCATCAGTTGCTGCAAGTGAGCGATGGCCTCTGGACCTTCCTGGAGATTGAAGGGATCGAGCCCACCAACAACGCAGCCGAGCGTGCCCTGCGCCATTCGGTGATTCAGCGCAAGATCAGCCATGGCGTCCAATCCCGCCAGGGTGCAATCTGCCGCAGCAGGTTGCTCACGGTCACCACCAGCCTGCGGCAACAGGGCCGTGATATCTGGCAGTTCCTGGAGCAGGCCTTGATCGCCCATCATCGCGGCGGTGAGATGCCATCAATGTTGCCGAATCCCTGA
- a CDS encoding transposase, giving the protein MLSRPLNAYLGFAGYTAKAPFDASMMVHFRKRFSDEDLRRINELVVQRGKEILLEALAQAADDDDHDDRDSSGGGAQLELDALIKPADWPEGKNWGTLTIDASCTPADITYPRDLKLLNEARTTTERVIDDLCSQSSGFRRHRPRYDRGLARAHFLRVAKQKRPRRRKVKAAIKHQLGYVRQNLKAIDALIGCGARLSELKRHWWQKLLACSELERQQGLLLASQTNSIPDRLVNLVQTHIRPMVRGKARAAVEFGAKISVSVQNGFPFLHRISWNPYNEGEDLIAQAEKYKLDTGSYPERICADRIYITAKNRHFCTRNGIRLSGKRLGRPPKDPDVTTAHKHQLRSDQARRNEVEGVFGSGKRKYSLDLIMARLPAGAESSISMAFVVMCAEKVLRLLRLFFVLLFGWIYSFFMAWSAIRAPEGICKPCF; this is encoded by the coding sequence GTGCTGTCCCGACCCCTGAATGCTTACCTCGGCTTTGCGGGCTACACAGCTAAGGCACCGTTTGATGCCTCGATGATGGTGCACTTTCGCAAGCGTTTTTCTGACGAGGATCTGCGCCGTATCAACGAGCTGGTGGTGCAGCGCGGCAAAGAGATCCTTCTGGAAGCACTTGCTCAGGCAGCAGACGATGACGACCATGATGATCGTGATTCCAGTGGAGGAGGCGCTCAGCTAGAACTTGATGCGTTGATCAAGCCTGCTGACTGGCCAGAAGGAAAGAATTGGGGCACTCTCACGATTGATGCCAGTTGCACTCCAGCCGACATCACCTATCCCAGAGACCTCAAGCTCCTCAACGAGGCTCGCACAACGACCGAGCGAGTCATTGATGATCTGTGCAGTCAGTCATCGGGATTCAGGAGACATCGACCTCGCTACGACCGTGGCCTTGCTCGTGCTCATTTCCTGAGAGTGGCGAAGCAAAAACGACCACGTCGCCGCAAAGTGAAGGCTGCCATTAAACATCAGCTTGGCTATGTGCGGCAGAATCTCAAGGCCATTGATGCTCTGATCGGCTGCGGGGCAAGGCTTTCCGAGCTTAAGAGGCATTGGTGGCAGAAGTTGTTGGCCTGCAGCGAGTTGGAGCGGCAACAGGGCCTTCTGCTCGCCTCTCAGACCAACAGCATTCCAGACCGCCTGGTGAATCTTGTGCAGACCCATATCCGCCCAATGGTGCGAGGCAAAGCACGTGCTGCGGTGGAGTTTGGAGCCAAAATCAGTGTTTCGGTTCAAAACGGCTTTCCGTTCTTGCACCGCATAAGCTGGAACCCCTACAACGAAGGAGAAGACCTTATCGCTCAGGCGGAAAAATACAAGCTGGATACAGGATCTTACCCAGAGCGAATCTGCGCCGACCGGATTTATATCACGGCCAAGAATAGGCATTTCTGCACGAGGAACGGTATTCGCCTCTCCGGCAAGCGATTGGGTCGCCCGCCCAAGGATCCTGATGTCACCACTGCACACAAGCACCAGCTCCGATCTGATCAAGCTCGACGCAATGAAGTGGAAGGCGTCTTTGGCTCTGGAAAGCGCAAGTATTCCCTGGATCTGATCATGGCTCGTCTACCAGCTGGTGCCGAATCCTCCATCTCGATGGCCTTTGTCGTGATGTGCGCGGAAAAGGTCTTGAGGCTGCTGCGCCTCTTTTTTGTCCTTCTTTTTGGGTGGATCTACAGCTTTTTTATGGCCTGGTCAGCGATCAGAGCGCCTGAGGGCATCTGCAAGCCATGCTTTTGA
- a CDS encoding IS66 family transposase zinc-finger binding domain-containing protein has translation MDEVVEHHPQACRRCGTLLQGQDPEPLRHQVIEIPPITPLVIEHRLHRLVCPCCSTSTCASLPAEVEVSHYGPRLSALVGLLGSAFPLSFSKTQALLDQLLGVQISRGAMATIRQRLSAALEQPMQEALAFARQQSVVYVGTPEKDSRPIGAGFVRLLRVNQAGKRGDIKSARSQKHGLQMPSGALIADQAIKKL, from the coding sequence GTGGATGAGGTGGTCGAGCACCACCCCCAGGCCTGCCGCCGCTGCGGCACGTTGCTACAGGGTCAGGATCCCGAGCCCTTGAGGCACCAGGTGATCGAGATTCCACCGATCACGCCTCTGGTGATCGAGCACCGGCTGCACCGCCTGGTCTGCCCCTGCTGTTCCACCAGCACCTGTGCCTCGTTACCGGCGGAGGTGGAAGTAAGCCATTACGGTCCCCGGCTCAGTGCTCTGGTGGGTCTGCTGGGTAGTGCCTTCCCGTTGAGTTTCAGCAAGACCCAGGCGCTGCTGGATCAGCTGCTGGGGGTACAGATCAGCCGGGGAGCGATGGCCACTATCCGCCAGCGCTTGAGTGCAGCACTGGAGCAGCCCATGCAGGAGGCCCTTGCGTTTGCCCGTCAGCAGTCGGTGGTCTATGTCGGGACTCCTGAAAAAGATTCTCGGCCCATCGGCGCCGGATTCGTCCGTTTGCTTCGCGTTAATCAGGCTGGCAAGCGCGGTGACATCAAGTCGGCCAGATCTCAAAAGCATGGCTTGCAGATGCCCTCAGGCGCTCTGATCGCTGACCAGGCCATAAAAAAGCTGTAG
- a CDS encoding IS66 family transposase: MTTPPAGISEADWAATPVGVKAGFLELVSQCQRQQQEIEQLRIQLTALATELAHLRERIGRSSRNSSKPPSSDGQGFKPPERRKGSGRKRGGQPGHPGSGPELLPIERVDEVVEHHPQACRRCGTLLQGQDPEPLRHQVIEIPPITPLVIEHRLHRLVCPCCTTSTCASLPAEVEVSHYGPRLSALVGLLGSAFPLSFSKTQALLDQLLGVQISRGAMATIRQRLSAALEQPMQEALAFARQQSVVYVDETGAPTGNADGGNPDGRRGWEWVMVTAMGVTVFLQSLSRSAAAAIDLLGNAFGGIVVSDRFSAYNHLPLEQRQLCWAHVIRDLTAIADRQGASGEIGAELLGLQQQLFAQWHRYKDGTIDWSTLQQGCRPIRQAFVGTLQRVVELGCQRGERTPWAKTVRTCHQLLQVSDGLWTFLEIEGIEPTNNAAERALRHSVIQRKISHGVQSRQGAICRSRLLTVTTSLRQQGRDIWQFLEQALIAHHRGGEMPSLLPNP, from the coding sequence ATGACCACCCCACCGGCCGGGATTTCAGAAGCCGATTGGGCCGCCACCCCGGTGGGAGTGAAGGCTGGATTTCTTGAGCTGGTCAGTCAGTGCCAGAGGCAGCAACAGGAGATCGAGCAGCTCCGCATCCAGCTCACCGCCCTGGCGACCGAACTGGCCCATCTGCGCGAGCGGATCGGCCGCAGCTCCCGCAATTCTTCCAAGCCTCCCTCCAGTGATGGCCAGGGGTTTAAGCCGCCCGAACGACGCAAGGGCAGTGGCCGCAAGCGCGGCGGCCAGCCGGGCCATCCCGGATCTGGGCCGGAGCTGCTGCCGATCGAGCGGGTGGATGAGGTGGTCGAGCACCACCCCCAGGCCTGCCGCCGCTGCGGCACGTTGCTACAGGGTCAGGATCCCGAGCCCTTGAGGCACCAGGTGATCGAGATTCCACCGATCACGCCTCTGGTGATCGAGCACCGGCTGCACCGCCTGGTCTGCCCCTGCTGTACCACCAGCACCTGTGCCTCGTTACCGGCGGAGGTGGAAGTAAGCCATTACGGTCCCCGGCTCAGTGCTCTGGTGGGTCTGCTGGGTAGTGCCTTCCCGTTGAGTTTCAGCAAGACCCAGGCGCTGCTGGATCAGCTGCTGGGGGTACAGATCAGCCGGGGAGCGATGGCCACTATCCGCCAGCGCTTGAGTGCAGCACTGGAGCAGCCCATGCAGGAGGCCCTTGCGTTTGCCCGTCAGCAGTCGGTGGTCTATGTCGATGAAACCGGTGCCCCCACCGGTAATGCCGATGGGGGCAACCCCGATGGCCGGCGCGGCTGGGAGTGGGTCATGGTGACCGCCATGGGGGTGACAGTGTTCTTGCAGAGCCTGAGCCGCTCGGCTGCCGCCGCGATCGACCTGCTCGGGAATGCCTTTGGCGGAATTGTGGTGAGCGATCGCTTCTCCGCCTACAACCATCTCCCGCTGGAGCAGCGCCAGCTGTGCTGGGCGCACGTGATCCGCGATCTCACTGCCATCGCTGACCGTCAGGGCGCCAGCGGTGAGATTGGAGCGGAGCTGCTGGGCCTGCAGCAGCAGCTGTTTGCCCAGTGGCACCGCTACAAAGACGGAACGATCGACTGGTCCACGTTGCAGCAGGGCTGTCGGCCGATCCGCCAGGCGTTTGTGGGCACGCTGCAGCGGGTTGTGGAGCTGGGCTGCCAGCGCGGCGAGCGAACGCCGTGGGCCAAGACGGTGCGTACCTGCCATCAGTTGCTGCAAGTGAGCGATGGCCTCTGGACCTTCCTGGAGATTGAAGGGATCGAGCCCACCAACAACGCAGCCGAGCGTGCCCTGCGCCATTCGGTGATTCAGCGCAAGATCAGCCATGGCGTCCAATCCCGCCAGGGTGCGATCTGCCGCAGCAGGCTGCTCACGGTCACCACCAGCCTGCGGCAACAGGGCCGTGATATCTGGCAGTTCCTGGAGCAGGCCTTGATCGCCCATCATCGCGGCGGTGAGATGCCATCGCTGTTGCCGAATCCCTGA
- a CDS encoding transposase, with protein MYRRHNNGQISIKEFHLPFGGTLDPENRWVQLEGLIPWDELEETYAPQFSATIGAPAKSVRIAFGALYIKQKLRLTDEETVHQIIENAYVRVPRGIDSS; from the coding sequence ATGTACAGGAGGCACAATAACGGTCAGATCTCAATCAAGGAGTTCCACCTGCCATTTGGCGGCACACTTGATCCCGAGAATCGCTGGGTTCAACTGGAGGGGCTGATCCCATGGGATGAACTGGAAGAAACCTATGCCCCTCAATTCAGCGCCACAATTGGCGCTCCAGCCAAATCAGTGAGAATTGCCTTTGGTGCTCTCTACATTAAACAGAAGTTAAGGCTCACCGACGAAGAGACAGTCCATCAGATCATAGAGAACGCCTATGTGCGTGTGCCACGAGGCATAGATTCTTCATGA